A stretch of the Sphingosinithalassobacter tenebrarum genome encodes the following:
- a CDS encoding MFS transporter: protein MLTAIFSVPSLLLAIFTLMAGSSFLATLVSLRLDAGGSHALMIGIVGTGYFAGLTVGARRVTALIGRVGHIRTFAAVASLLSATALAFPIVPPGLGWAALRFLNGIAMAGVFICLESWLNERAEASTRGSVLAGYMIALYSGQALGQILLTLDMADQAMPFAMAAMLVSLAAIPVALTRIASPEIFDATPLKVVELYHVSPLGCIGTIVTGLMFGSFYALGAVYVLRQGGSVDDAAWFMTAVILGGVALQFPLGRLSDRFDRRKVIIALFGGTILSSLALALAGLSGAASLALGMAFGGLGFALYPLCVAHTNDHLKPEQRVGASGGLVLIYSLGAAVGPFVAGGAMETFGPSGLFLFLAGCAAITFGFGLWREWRTDSIPEALQQDFQVLPRTTPVAASLDPYAEEGEADA, encoded by the coding sequence ATGCTGACCGCCATCTTCTCCGTGCCGAGCCTGTTGCTAGCCATCTTCACGCTGATGGCGGGGAGCAGTTTCCTGGCGACTCTCGTCAGCCTCCGGCTCGATGCGGGGGGCAGCCACGCGCTGATGATCGGTATCGTCGGCACCGGCTATTTCGCCGGGCTGACAGTCGGTGCGCGGCGCGTGACAGCGCTGATCGGTCGGGTCGGGCACATCCGCACCTTCGCCGCGGTCGCATCGCTGCTTTCGGCCACGGCGCTGGCCTTTCCGATCGTCCCGCCGGGGCTCGGCTGGGCGGCGCTGCGCTTTCTCAACGGCATCGCGATGGCGGGCGTGTTCATCTGCCTCGAAAGCTGGCTCAACGAACGCGCCGAGGCATCGACTCGCGGATCGGTGCTCGCGGGTTACATGATCGCGCTCTATTCGGGGCAGGCGCTGGGGCAGATCCTGCTGACGCTCGACATGGCGGACCAGGCGATGCCCTTCGCGATGGCGGCGATGCTGGTTTCGCTTGCCGCGATTCCCGTCGCGCTGACCCGCATCGCCAGCCCCGAGATATTCGATGCGACGCCGCTCAAGGTGGTCGAACTCTACCATGTCTCCCCGCTCGGCTGCATCGGGACGATCGTGACCGGGCTGATGTTCGGCTCCTTCTACGCGCTCGGCGCGGTCTATGTGCTGCGCCAGGGCGGCAGCGTGGACGATGCCGCATGGTTCATGACCGCCGTCATCCTGGGCGGCGTCGCGCTGCAATTCCCGCTGGGGCGGCTGTCGGACCGGTTCGACCGGCGCAAGGTGATCATCGCGCTGTTCGGCGGCACCATCCTCTCCAGCCTCGCGCTGGCGCTGGCAGGGCTGAGCGGAGCCGCGTCGCTGGCGCTCGGCATGGCGTTCGGCGGGCTGGGATTCGCGCTCTATCCGCTCTGCGTCGCGCATACCAACGACCATCTCAAACCCGAACAGCGCGTCGGCGCCAGCGGCGGACTGGTGCTGATCTATTCGCTCGGTGCCGCGGTCGGCCCGTTCGTGGCGGGCGGCGCGATGGAGACGTTCGGCCCCAGCGGGCTGTTCCTGTTCCTCGCCGGATGCGCGGCGATCACTTTCGGCTTCGGCCTGTGGCGCGAATGGCGCACCGATTCGATCCCAGAGGCGCTGCAGCAGGATTTCCAGGTCCTGCCGCGCACCACGCCGGTCGCCGCCTCGCTCGATCCCTATGCCGAGGAAGGCGAGGCTGACGCCTAG
- the gatC gene encoding Asp-tRNA(Asn)/Glu-tRNA(Gln) amidotransferase subunit GatC, whose translation MSVDQNTVRKVASLARIAITDAEAERLTPELNNILGWVEQLGEVDTSSVEPMTAVIPNTLRLREDVVTEGDQRDAVLANAPQGEHGFFTVPKVVE comes from the coding sequence ATGTCCGTAGACCAGAACACCGTGCGCAAGGTCGCCAGCCTTGCCCGCATCGCGATCACCGACGCGGAAGCCGAACGGCTGACGCCCGAGCTCAACAACATCCTCGGCTGGGTCGAACAGCTGGGCGAAGTCGACACGTCGTCGGTCGAGCCGATGACCGCCGTCATCCCCAACACGCTGCGCCTGCGCGAGGACGTCGTCACCGAAGGCGATCAGCGCGACGCGGTGCTGGCGAATGCGCCGCAGGGCGAGCATGGCTTCTTCACCGTGCCGAAGGTGGTGGAATGA
- a CDS encoding SPOR domain-containing protein produces the protein MTSRNFLSIGLSALVVSGPLMAGAAGTAMLAHATTLSSDSDARKAARDAEEAREQLGKNKAERAVRYAESAVENAPRNGEYRALLGQTYLMSGRFQSAQQALTDALSLDPGNGTVALHLALSQIANGDWAGARQTLETHSNTIPAGDRGLAMALAGDPVGAVEVLLPAARQPGATAKVRQNLALALALSGRWQDAKALAAIDVPPDQLDRRMTEWASFSRPTNAYDQVASLLGVRAVQDPGQPQQLALAETMQPVAAAAQTVDPVDAYMPGDGASVAAVPAADIRPAAPAPARNGVVFGPSQEVVQALPGNYSVASAATPAPSARPAVTAPNRAPGNYFVQLGAYSSEANARAAWRRASSRHAMLSNETPSQAKIANRRGTFYRLSVGGYSRAEANAMCRELRSSGGRCFVRAKAGDETASWLRGDTQVASR, from the coding sequence ATGACCAGCCGTAATTTCCTTTCCATCGGCCTTTCGGCGCTGGTCGTCAGCGGACCGCTGATGGCCGGTGCGGCGGGCACGGCGATGCTAGCCCATGCCACCACCCTTTCTTCGGACAGCGACGCGCGCAAGGCCGCGCGCGATGCCGAGGAAGCGCGCGAGCAACTGGGCAAGAACAAAGCCGAACGCGCCGTGCGTTATGCTGAATCAGCAGTCGAAAACGCGCCCCGGAACGGCGAATATCGCGCGCTGCTCGGCCAGACCTATCTGATGTCGGGCCGGTTCCAGTCGGCGCAGCAGGCACTGACCGACGCGTTGTCGCTCGATCCGGGAAACGGCACGGTCGCGCTGCACCTTGCGCTGTCGCAGATCGCCAATGGCGACTGGGCGGGCGCCCGCCAGACACTGGAAACGCATAGCAATACGATCCCCGCGGGCGACCGCGGCTTGGCGATGGCGCTGGCCGGCGATCCGGTGGGTGCGGTCGAGGTGCTGCTGCCCGCAGCGCGTCAGCCCGGCGCGACTGCCAAGGTCCGCCAGAATCTCGCGCTCGCGCTTGCGCTTTCGGGGCGCTGGCAGGATGCCAAGGCGCTTGCCGCGATCGATGTGCCGCCCGACCAGCTCGACCGGCGCATGACCGAATGGGCCAGCTTCTCGCGTCCCACCAACGCCTATGACCAGGTCGCCTCGCTGCTCGGCGTGCGTGCCGTGCAGGATCCCGGCCAGCCGCAGCAACTGGCGCTCGCCGAAACGATGCAGCCGGTTGCCGCCGCCGCGCAGACGGTGGATCCGGTTGACGCCTATATGCCCGGCGACGGCGCGAGCGTCGCGGCGGTGCCAGCCGCGGATATTCGTCCGGCTGCCCCGGCACCCGCACGCAACGGCGTCGTATTCGGACCGTCGCAGGAAGTGGTGCAGGCACTGCCCGGCAACTATTCGGTGGCCAGCGCCGCGACGCCCGCGCCCTCCGCGCGTCCGGCGGTGACGGCCCCGAACCGCGCCCCGGGCAATTATTTCGTGCAGCTCGGCGCCTATTCGAGCGAAGCCAATGCGCGCGCGGCATGGCGTCGCGCTTCGAGCCGCCATGCCATGCTAAGCAACGAAACCCCGTCGCAGGCGAAGATCGCGAACCGCCGCGGCACTTTCTATCGCCTGTCGGTCGGGGGTTATTCGCGCGCCGAGGCAAACGCGATGTGCCGCGAATTGCGCTCTAGTGGCGGCCGCTGCTTTGTGCGAGCCAAGGCGGGCGATGAAACCGCAAGCTGGCTGCGCGGCGACACGCAGGTCGCCTCGCGTTGA
- a CDS encoding DUF3089 domain-containing protein — translation MVRIFLYGVAALVMLALAAAFTYRFWGMELLRRSMVPSAGFAAQPPVEPEGYARADMWLARPDKPGNPALWTPADMQPASDPTAAVFFVHPTSYMNRNHWNAPLDDVEANSTLEIFLRGQASAFNGSGAIWAPRYRQATFGAFLTSDEAAQQALDLAYGDVLAAFEEFLKQAGDRPIILAGHSQGSLHLTRLLAERIAGTPIAERIVAAYVVGWPVSITADLPALGLPACTDPDQPGCILSWQSFAEPADPSLIFDKFDTTDGYTGAARKDSALLCVNPITGKPDDAAPKQANLGTLLPDMSFSSARMVAGGVPARCEGRGILSIGKTPPNLGQFVLPGNNYHVFDYSLFWANVRADANRRLAAFEAR, via the coding sequence ATCGTGCGCATCTTCCTCTATGGAGTCGCCGCCCTCGTCATGCTCGCGCTCGCCGCCGCCTTCACCTATCGCTTCTGGGGCATGGAGCTGCTGCGCCGATCGATGGTGCCGAGCGCCGGCTTCGCCGCGCAGCCGCCGGTCGAACCCGAAGGCTATGCCCGCGCCGACATGTGGCTGGCGCGGCCCGACAAGCCGGGCAACCCGGCATTATGGACGCCCGCCGACATGCAGCCGGCATCGGATCCGACCGCGGCGGTCTTCTTCGTCCACCCGACCTCCTACATGAACCGCAATCACTGGAACGCGCCGCTCGACGATGTCGAGGCCAACAGCACGCTGGAGATTTTCCTGCGCGGCCAGGCCAGCGCGTTCAACGGCAGCGGCGCGATCTGGGCGCCGCGCTATCGCCAGGCCACGTTCGGCGCGTTCCTGACCAGCGATGAAGCCGCGCAACAGGCGCTCGACCTCGCCTATGGCGACGTGCTGGCGGCATTCGAGGAGTTTCTGAAGCAAGCCGGGGACCGGCCGATCATCCTTGCCGGGCACAGCCAGGGATCGCTGCACCTCACGCGACTGCTTGCCGAGCGCATTGCCGGAACTCCGATCGCCGAGCGGATCGTCGCCGCCTATGTCGTCGGCTGGCCGGTTTCGATCACCGCCGATCTGCCCGCGCTGGGCCTTCCCGCCTGCACCGATCCCGACCAGCCCGGCTGCATCCTTTCCTGGCAGAGCTTCGCCGAGCCCGCCGACCCCAGCCTGATCTTCGACAAGTTCGACACGACCGACGGCTATACCGGCGCGGCGCGCAAGGACAGCGCGCTGCTCTGCGTCAATCCGATCACCGGCAAGCCCGACGATGCCGCTCCCAAACAGGCCAATCTGGGCACATTGCTGCCCGATATGAGCTTTTCCAGCGCGCGGATGGTTGCCGGCGGCGTGCCCGCGCGGTGCGAAGGGCGCGGCATATTGAGCATCGGCAAGACGCCGCCCAATCTCGGCCAGTTCGTACTGCCGGGCAACAATTACCACGTCTTCGACTACAGCCTGTTCTGGGCGAATGTGCGCGCCGACGCCAACCGCCGGCTCGCGGCGTTCGAAGCCAGGTGA
- a CDS encoding dihydroorotase, protein MKRLFTNARLVLPDHVAEGSLLIDGDTIAAVGAVEAPSDAETVDASGLLLAPALVDLGVFAMDKAAMRAGGIARIGLMPDQSPILDGPGIIQRATAMGKPELWVHPIAAATAGLEGSDLGEMAINAEAGARAVATGRRWIADSGMMRKVLAYARDCGLAVIAHAEDSGLAGNAVATAGETATRLGLPAAPAIAEALAIARDLMLAEESGAHIHFRQVTTADGFELIRAAKRAGMPVTCGITPAHLLLSDAAMTDFRTFAHLSPPLRSEADRQAALRALADGTIDVIGSGHDPRGPEEKRLPFADAAPGMAGAETLLALSLGLVRDEVVSLERLFALLAANPARILRLATGTLEAGRPADLILVDPDTPWQISADRMTAKAGNTPFDGLPVQGRTVALFKGGSEIL, encoded by the coding sequence ATGAAGCGGCTTTTCACCAATGCGCGGCTGGTGCTGCCCGATCATGTGGCCGAGGGCAGCCTGCTGATCGACGGCGACACGATTGCGGCGGTCGGCGCGGTCGAGGCACCTTCCGACGCGGAAACCGTGGACGCTTCCGGGCTGCTGCTCGCCCCTGCCCTCGTTGATCTGGGCGTGTTCGCGATGGACAAGGCCGCGATGCGCGCCGGCGGCATCGCGCGGATCGGGCTGATGCCCGATCAGTCGCCGATCCTTGATGGCCCGGGCATCATCCAGCGTGCCACCGCGATGGGCAAGCCCGAGCTGTGGGTCCATCCGATCGCTGCCGCCACGGCGGGGCTGGAAGGCAGCGATCTGGGCGAAATGGCGATCAATGCCGAAGCCGGCGCGCGCGCCGTTGCCACCGGGCGGCGCTGGATCGCGGACTCGGGCATGATGCGCAAGGTGCTAGCCTATGCGCGCGATTGCGGGCTGGCGGTGATCGCGCATGCCGAGGATTCCGGGCTGGCGGGCAATGCCGTTGCCACCGCGGGCGAAACCGCGACGCGGCTCGGCCTGCCCGCCGCGCCCGCCATTGCCGAGGCGCTGGCGATCGCCCGCGACCTGATGCTGGCCGAGGAAAGCGGCGCGCATATCCATTTCCGGCAGGTAACGACCGCAGACGGCTTCGAACTGATCCGCGCGGCGAAGCGCGCCGGGATGCCTGTCACTTGCGGCATCACGCCCGCGCATCTGCTGCTGTCCGATGCGGCGATGACCGATTTCCGTACCTTCGCGCATCTATCGCCGCCGCTGCGCAGCGAGGCGGATCGCCAGGCGGCGCTGCGCGCGCTCGCCGACGGGACGATCGACGTGATCGGATCGGGCCATGATCCACGCGGACCGGAGGAAAAGCGCCTCCCCTTCGCCGATGCGGCGCCGGGCATGGCGGGCGCCGAAACGCTGCTGGCGCTGTCGCTGGGGCTGGTGCGCGACGAAGTGGTTTCGCTCGAACGGCTGTTCGCGCTGCTCGCGGCCAATCCGGCGCGCATCCTGCGGCTCGCGACGGGCACGCTGGAGGCAGGTCGTCCCGCCGACCTGATCCTGGTCGATCCCGACACCCCGTGGCAGATCAGCGCCGACCGCATGACGGCAAAGGCGGGTAATACGCCGTTCGACGGCCTGCCCGTACAGGGCAGGACCGTGGCCCTGTTCAAGGGCGGCAGCGAAATCCTCTAG
- a CDS encoding ParA family protein, translating into MRVLAMASQKGGSGKTTLSGHLAVQAELAGHGPVVLIDIDPQGSLADWWNERETDLPAFAQTTVARLASDLEVLRQQGFKLAVIDTPPAITMAIQSVIAVAELIVIPTRPSPHDLRAVGATVDLCERAGKPLVFVVNAATPKARITSEAAVALSQHGTVAPVIVHHRTDFASSMIDGRTVMEIDPKSKSSAEVQALWSYVSDRLEKNFRRTVFTAPAAAAGFGAARPVGGFGRRVVS; encoded by the coding sequence ATGCGCGTACTGGCGATGGCATCGCAAAAGGGCGGGTCGGGCAAGACCACGCTATCGGGGCACCTGGCGGTTCAGGCCGAACTGGCGGGGCACGGGCCTGTCGTGCTGATCGATATCGATCCGCAGGGCTCGCTCGCCGACTGGTGGAACGAGCGCGAAACCGATTTGCCGGCATTCGCGCAGACCACGGTCGCGCGGCTCGCCTCCGATCTGGAAGTGCTGCGGCAACAGGGGTTCAAGCTGGCGGTGATCGATACGCCGCCGGCAATCACGATGGCGATCCAGAGCGTGATCGCGGTCGCCGAGCTGATCGTCATCCCCACGCGACCCAGCCCGCACGACCTGCGCGCCGTCGGCGCCACCGTCGACCTGTGCGAGCGCGCGGGCAAGCCGCTGGTCTTCGTCGTCAACGCCGCCACCCCCAAGGCGCGGATCACTTCCGAAGCCGCCGTCGCGCTATCGCAGCACGGCACGGTGGCGCCGGTGATCGTTCACCATCGCACCGATTTTGCTTCGTCGATGATCGACGGACGGACGGTGATGGAGATCGACCCCAAGAGCAAGAGCTCGGCCGAAGTGCAGGCGCTGTGGAGCTATGTCTCCGATCGGCTTGAAAAGAATTTCCGTCGCACCGTTTTCACCGCTCCCGCCGCGGCGGCCGGTTTCGGTGCGGCACGCCCCGTCGGTGGCTTCGGCCGCCGCGTGGTGAGCTGA
- a CDS encoding DUF4153 domain-containing protein: protein MMEDESAEARDGQWPVRPMLLGLLGLVAGIISYFLIGRDWNSAPTTLELTATTFVVVAAGLVGFTLERRAILSALVFSVVWGAVAALVAYWNGSPSGWDAMAGWRVVSLALAAGIAAPFYQTARDAGGMVFDYRETHDHAWTNVVLFCASWLFVLVVFLLLVLLDQLFRLIGIHWIGDLLGKHWFGMSYLGAAFGLGLGLLQEHVAVVRMVQRVVARVLAVLAPVLGIGLVLFLAALPFTGLGALWDATRWPTGTLLTCVVGALILANGVIGNDADQEAAARPLRWGALALALTMLPLSVVAACATYLRIDQYGLTPERLWAATFVAIACAYGLAYLVSFATARAAWMARVRTSNLWLAAGLCVLALFLATPLAAFQSLSTRDQVARLQSGRISADKFDWAALAFDFGEPGRKALARLGESDKAEVRSAAKEALAWKNRWEGVQEQAASENTQQAMAKLRVLPQDAAVPEALQALVGTSWPCSLGGGCTLLFSEGGSEAFLFSGSCYPAPVEQEAGADERRPLASAVVEGAPPYGCEPIPFRKGEEGWVRADQGPDRYTDAQKARLREGFERGDIEIRTVESRQLFVGGEPVGEPFE from the coding sequence ATGATGGAAGACGAATCAGCCGAGGCGCGCGATGGCCAGTGGCCGGTCCGCCCCATGCTGCTGGGGTTGCTCGGGCTTGTCGCCGGAATCATCAGCTATTTCCTGATCGGGCGCGACTGGAACAGCGCGCCGACCACGCTGGAACTGACGGCTACGACCTTCGTCGTCGTCGCTGCCGGGCTGGTCGGATTCACGCTCGAACGCCGGGCGATTCTCTCCGCGCTCGTCTTCTCGGTCGTCTGGGGCGCGGTCGCGGCGCTGGTGGCTTACTGGAACGGCAGCCCCTCGGGCTGGGACGCGATGGCGGGCTGGCGCGTGGTCAGCCTCGCGCTCGCCGCCGGGATCGCGGCGCCCTTCTATCAAACCGCGCGCGACGCGGGCGGCATGGTCTTCGACTATCGCGAAACGCACGACCATGCCTGGACGAACGTCGTGCTGTTCTGCGCGAGCTGGCTGTTCGTGCTCGTCGTATTCCTGCTGCTCGTACTGCTCGACCAGCTGTTCCGGTTGATCGGCATTCACTGGATCGGCGACCTGCTGGGCAAGCACTGGTTCGGGATGAGCTATCTCGGGGCCGCTTTCGGGCTCGGGCTGGGGCTGCTGCAGGAACATGTCGCGGTCGTGCGGATGGTGCAGCGGGTGGTGGCGCGCGTGCTGGCGGTGCTTGCGCCGGTGCTCGGGATCGGACTGGTGCTGTTTCTGGCCGCGCTGCCGTTCACTGGCCTCGGCGCGCTGTGGGACGCGACTCGCTGGCCTACGGGTACCTTGCTCACGTGCGTCGTCGGCGCGCTGATCCTCGCCAACGGCGTAATCGGCAACGATGCGGATCAGGAGGCGGCGGCGCGCCCGCTGCGCTGGGGCGCATTGGCGCTGGCGCTGACGATGCTGCCGCTTTCGGTGGTCGCCGCCTGCGCCACCTATTTGCGCATCGACCAATATGGCCTGACGCCCGAGCGGCTCTGGGCGGCCACCTTCGTCGCGATCGCCTGCGCCTATGGGCTGGCCTATCTGGTGTCGTTCGCGACGGCGCGCGCGGCGTGGATGGCGCGCGTGCGCACGTCCAACCTGTGGCTCGCGGCGGGGCTGTGTGTCCTCGCACTGTTCCTCGCGACGCCGCTCGCCGCTTTCCAGTCGCTTTCGACGCGCGATCAGGTCGCCCGGCTCCAATCGGGCAGGATATCGGCCGACAAATTTGACTGGGCGGCGCTCGCCTTCGATTTCGGCGAGCCCGGGCGCAAGGCGCTCGCACGGCTGGGGGAAAGCGACAAGGCCGAGGTGCGGAGCGCGGCGAAGGAAGCGCTGGCGTGGAAAAATCGCTGGGAAGGCGTTCAGGAACAGGCCGCATCCGAAAATACGCAGCAAGCAATGGCGAAACTGCGCGTGCTGCCGCAGGACGCTGCCGTGCCCGAAGCACTGCAGGCATTGGTCGGCACATCCTGGCCCTGTTCGCTGGGGGGAGGCTGCACGTTGCTTTTCAGCGAGGGCGGAAGCGAGGCCTTTCTGTTCTCCGGCAGCTGCTATCCGGCGCCGGTCGAGCAGGAAGCCGGAGCGGACGAACGCCGGCCCTTGGCTTCCGCCGTCGTAGAGGGCGCGCCGCCTTATGGTTGCGAGCCGATTCCGTTTCGCAAGGGCGAGGAGGGCTGGGTTCGCGCCGATCAAGGCCCTGATCGTTACACCGACGCACAAAAGGCGCGGCTGCGCGAAGGCTTCGAACGGGGCGACATCGAAATCCGCACCGTCGAAAGCCGCCAGCTGTTCGTCGGCGGCGAACCCGTCGGCGAGCCTTTCGAATGA
- the ruvX gene encoding Holliday junction resolvase RuvX, with protein sequence MITTSAADFRAALPDGGRLIGLDVGSKTIGTALCDAGWSFASPAQLIRRTKFTRDKTALADLIAAQQVRGMVIGLPLSMDGSDSPRTQSTRAFARNLDDMGLPILLWDERWSTVAVERTLIEQDASRAKRAELVDKMAAAHILQGAIDALVNS encoded by the coding sequence GTGATCACCACCTCCGCCGCCGATTTCCGCGCCGCACTACCCGATGGCGGGCGGCTGATCGGGCTCGATGTCGGTAGCAAGACAATCGGCACGGCGCTGTGCGACGCGGGGTGGAGCTTCGCCAGCCCGGCGCAACTCATCCGCCGAACCAAGTTCACCAGGGACAAGACCGCGCTGGCCGATCTGATCGCCGCGCAGCAGGTGAGGGGCATGGTGATCGGGCTGCCGCTCAGCATGGACGGAAGCGACAGCCCGCGCACGCAATCGACACGCGCCTTCGCGCGCAACCTCGACGATATGGGGCTGCCCATCCTGCTGTGGGACGAGCGCTGGTCGACCGTCGCGGTCGAGCGCACGCTGATCGAACAGGACGCCAGCCGCGCCAAACGCGCCGAACTGGTGGACAAGATGGCGGCGGCGCACATCCTGCAAGGCGCGATCGACGCGCTGGTGAACAGCTGA
- a CDS encoding aspartate carbamoyltransferase catalytic subunit, with protein MSPSDHRPGTLLNGSEAFPHRHLTGIAGLQPHEIMFLLDEAEQWVEANKERGRLSDRLTGLTQINAFFENSTRTLLSFEIAGKRLGADVVNMHAGQSSVKKGETLIDTAVTLNAMRADVIVIRHGSSGAVQLIADKVDCPVLNAGDGWHEHPTQALLDALTIRRRRGAIAGQRVVICGDILHSRVARSNILALTALAAEVRVVAPSTLMPAEVERMGVTPFSDFDEALEGADVVMMLRLQNERMSGGFIPSTREFHMRYGLTPERLARAKPDALVMHPGPMNRGVEITSSVADDRERSAITEQVAMGVAVRMACLDVLTRHERGVEGWA; from the coding sequence ATGTCGCCGTCCGATCATCGCCCCGGCACGCTGCTCAACGGCAGCGAAGCCTTTCCCCACCGGCACCTGACCGGGATCGCGGGACTTCAGCCGCATGAAATCATGTTCCTGCTCGACGAAGCCGAACAATGGGTGGAGGCGAACAAGGAGCGCGGGCGGCTGAGCGACCGGCTGACCGGCCTCACCCAGATCAATGCCTTTTTCGAAAATTCGACACGCACGCTGCTGAGCTTCGAAATCGCGGGCAAGCGGCTCGGTGCCGATGTCGTCAACATGCATGCCGGCCAGTCGAGCGTGAAGAAGGGCGAGACGCTGATCGACACCGCCGTCACGCTCAATGCGATGCGCGCCGATGTGATCGTGATCCGCCACGGCAGTTCGGGCGCGGTCCAGCTGATCGCCGACAAGGTCGACTGCCCGGTGCTCAATGCCGGCGATGGCTGGCACGAACATCCCACCCAGGCGCTGCTCGACGCGCTGACCATCCGTCGCCGCCGGGGCGCGATCGCGGGGCAGCGCGTGGTGATCTGCGGCGATATCCTGCACAGCCGCGTCGCGCGCTCCAACATCCTGGCGCTGACCGCGCTCGCCGCCGAAGTGCGCGTCGTCGCGCCCTCCACGCTGATGCCCGCCGAAGTCGAGCGGATGGGCGTAACGCCGTTCAGCGATTTCGACGAAGCGCTGGAAGGCGCCGATGTGGTGATGATGTTGCGGCTCCAGAACGAACGCATGTCGGGCGGGTTCATCCCCTCGACCCGCGAATTCCACATGCGCTACGGCCTGACGCCCGAACGGCTGGCGCGGGCGAAACCCGATGCGCTGGTGATGCATCCCGGCCCGATGAATCGCGGCGTCGAGATCACCTCGAGCGTCGCCGACGACCGCGAACGCTCGGCGATCACCGAACAGGTCGCGATGGGCGTGGCGGTGCGTATGGCCTGCCTCGACGTACTGACACGCCACGAACGCGGCGTGGAGGGCTGGGCATGA
- the gatA gene encoding Asp-tRNA(Asn)/Glu-tRNA(Gln) amidotransferase subunit GatA, with translation MTDVTDLGVAALRDGIRTKAFSAREVADAFIVKVSKAKALNAFIVETPDHAIAAAKAADDAVAAGETLKPLAGVPIGMKDLFCTKGVQTTAASHILEGFVPPYESTVSHHLWEAGAGMLGKLNLDQFAMGSSNETSHFGNVISPWKRGGGDNAPLAPGGSSGGSSTAVSARLCPAATGTDTGGSIRQPAAFTGIAGIKPTYGRCSRWGVVAFASSLDQAGPMAHDVKDCAIMLEAMAGFDPKDATSLNLPVPKWEEGLNPDMRGKKIGIPREYRVDNMPAEIDALWQQGIDWMKDAGAEIVEVSLPHTKYALPAYYIIAPAEASSNLARYDGVRYGLRELPDGANLQEMYAVTRDHGFGDEVKRRILIGTYVLSAGFYDAYYTQAQKVRTLIARDFDRAWLECDYLLTPTAPSAAFALGEKADDPLAMYLNDVFTVPSSLAGLPAMSVPGGLDKNGLPLGLQIIGKPLDEQGVLNAGMAIEQRAGFTARPESWW, from the coding sequence ATGACCGACGTAACCGATCTCGGCGTCGCGGCGCTTCGCGACGGCATCCGCACCAAGGCGTTCTCCGCGCGCGAAGTCGCCGACGCCTTCATCGTCAAGGTGAGCAAGGCAAAGGCGCTCAACGCCTTCATCGTCGAAACCCCCGATCACGCCATCGCCGCCGCCAAGGCCGCCGATGATGCCGTCGCGGCGGGCGAGACACTGAAGCCGCTCGCGGGCGTGCCGATCGGCATGAAGGACCTGTTCTGCACCAAGGGCGTGCAGACCACGGCGGCCAGCCACATTCTCGAAGGCTTCGTGCCGCCCTATGAATCCACCGTCTCGCACCATCTGTGGGAAGCGGGCGCGGGGATGCTCGGCAAGCTCAATCTCGATCAGTTCGCGATGGGTTCGTCGAACGAGACGAGCCATTTCGGCAACGTCATCTCGCCGTGGAAGCGTGGCGGCGGGGATAACGCTCCGCTCGCGCCGGGCGGCAGCTCGGGCGGCAGCTCGACCGCGGTTTCCGCGCGGCTCTGCCCGGCGGCGACCGGCACCGATACCGGCGGCTCGATCCGCCAGCCCGCCGCCTTCACCGGCATTGCCGGGATCAAGCCGACCTATGGCCGCTGCTCGCGCTGGGGCGTGGTGGCGTTCGCCAGCTCGCTCGATCAGGCGGGACCGATGGCGCATGACGTCAAGGACTGCGCGATCATGCTCGAGGCGATGGCGGGCTTCGATCCCAAGGACGCGACGTCGCTCAACCTGCCCGTTCCCAAATGGGAAGAGGGCCTCAACCCTGACATGCGCGGCAAGAAGATCGGTATCCCCAGGGAATATCGCGTCGACAACATGCCCGCCGAAATCGATGCGCTGTGGCAGCAGGGCATCGACTGGATGAAGGACGCCGGCGCCGAGATCGTCGAAGTGAGCCTGCCGCACACCAAGTACGCGCTGCCCGCCTATTACATCATCGCGCCCGCCGAAGCCTCGTCGAACCTCGCGCGCTATGACGGCGTGCGCTACGGCCTGCGCGAGCTGCCCGACGGCGCGAACCTACAGGAAATGTACGCGGTGACGCGCGATCACGGCTTCGGCGACGAAGTGAAGCGCCGCATCCTGATCGGCACCTATGTGCTCTCGGCGGGTTTCTACGACGCCTATTACACCCAGGCGCAGAAAGTCCGCACGCTGATCGCGCGCGATTTCGATCGCGCCTGGCTCGAATGCGATTACCTGCTGACCCCGACCGCGCCGAGCGCCGCCTTCGCGCTCGGCGAAAAGGCCGACGATCCGCTGGCGATGTATTTGAACGACGTCTTCACCGTCCCCAGCTCGCTCGCGGGCCTGCCGGCGATGAGCGTCCCGGGCGGCCTCGACAAGAACGGCCTGCCGCTCGGCCTCCAGATCATCGGCAAGCCGTTGGACGAACAGGGCGTGCTGAACGCGGGTATGGCGATCGAACAGCGCGCCGGGTTCACGGCGCGGCCGGAGAGCTGGTGGTGA